TTCCAGGGTGCATTCTTGAACAGAAGTCTTTCTTCCTGTTTCGGTGCCGGGACTGAAATGTCGAACACCGTCTCTATCGTGCGATGGTCCGACCCGTGCTCCGTACCATGTATTGCACATTTGATGTTTGTGTCTGCAAGCTCCTCGGACGCCAGAACCAAGTCAATGGTTGTTTCGTAGTCTCCGCTTTGCCATGTCTTTGTGCCCCGGCGAAGGAGGCTCCTAAGCATGAAATCGTTCATCAAGTCAATGATCGGATCCGCCTCGCCCTGTCTCTCCACTGATATATCGTCTCCGCCCCACATCTGGTCGTGGCGGTTAAAGTCGCCAGCAATGACCAGATCTACCGCTCTCCCCGATCTCTGTCTCACCTCTTTAATAGCTTTACGAAGCTTAGCGCATATGTCTTGTAGAGCTTGGCCGTCTCCCCCCGGCACGTAGACAGACGCCGTGAAGACCAGACGATCTGGCAGCCGAACAACCGCTGCCGTCACGTCTGGGGAGTCTATCGGCACCTGCTCGGCTTCCACCTCCTTGTTCACCCAAAGCATACTCCGAATCACCCATCTACCTTCCCTCTCTGTCGTAGGCACCATCTTGACCCATTTGTGGTGCCCCATCGGTATTGTTAATAGCCTACCCTGAATCCTCCGTGCTTGGGGTTCTTGGATGGCTAATACGGTTGCATCCTGAATGTCCTTGTCGTTCATTAAACTATCATGTACCGGTCCTTGCTTTCTGACATTCAGTTGAAACAGTCGGAATATGCTATTCATGTTGTAATGGATAGAGCTTCCGGCAGCTTCTGCTGTATGACTCATGGGGGCCGCCGCATGGGATACATTTCGGAATCATTCCTGTGCATGCACTGTGGTGATGGCCTTCTTGCCCGCATCTGCCACAGACTTGTGGTCTGTCGCATTGGTAGGCCTTATGGCTCGTGATCTCTTGGCAGTTGTAACATTGCTTGGGGCGCTCACGACGTTCAAACGCCTTTGTAGTACCGGATTCTCCTCCAGCCACAAAGAATCCTTCATTGATGAACCGCCTAGCTTCTGACCGTTTTTTGAGATATACGACCATCGAGCCATATGCCTTGGGGATATCTCTCTTGCTGAGCCATGCTATCTTTGCAACCTCGGTGTCATTTTCTCGGCCGAGCATCTCGGTGATCTCAGTTCGAACTTCGTTCCTCTCGTTTAGCACCGCAATACGGCTGGTATTATCCACTCTGATAGGGTACAGGTCGTCTCGTAGGATCCGGGCTCCTGGGGCCAGTTTTGTTTCCGCTGCGCGTTTCACAATCTCATGCTCGCTCTCGTCCCTGCAGGTGATCCTGATGCGGTGGGGATTCTTTGGGTCCCTAGTCACCGCTCGGCATCGCCACGTGGGATTATCCAGTTCGGAGCGGACTTCGTTCTCCACTGTCGCTCGGATCGTCCCGGCTGAGAGCCTAGTCTCATCTTTTCCTAGTCTTGAAACGTCAATCGTGCAGTAAAGCATGTCTGTGGGGTTCGGCGGAGCGGCTAAGGTCCTCGAATCGTTGTGGGGTAAGAACGGTGTCAGTCGTGTGACGTCAGCATATGATCGTTGAGGTCCGTCCAATGCATTCGTGGTGATAGTTTCGAGCTGCTCGCGGACGCGCTGCAGTTCCTCGGTCATCTGTTCCTTGATCTCCACCATCTGCTTGCTCATCTCGTGCACTGTCTCTTCCTGCTTTGCAATAGCTTCCTTAAGTTCCCTGGACATCTCTATCTGTTCCTTCAGCGCTTCCTGCAGCCTCTTGGTCTCCCTGGTACTTGTACAGTCCCGGCCGAAATCAGAGGCCGCCCCAGCTTTCAGTATAAAGTTTCTGAGCACGGATCATCTGTGGCAGCGTGGCTGGGTCCAGTCCGTCTAGGCTATGTCGATACTGTAATGGCTTGCCCCACCTCCTAGGAGTGGCTGCTATTGTCGGCTTACTGTCATCAAAAAAAGGCCGCTTGTGGCCGCTTGTGGCCGCAAGAAAGTTGACTTATTTCCTCTTATACTCTACTGTATGCTGTGGGTCCAGGACAAGTCTGTCTTTTATTCCAGCATATTCATTCAGATCGCTATGCTAGCAATGGAAAGCACGAATTAATTATCCTATAGCAATAGATACCAGAGCTAATTGCCAGATGACAAATAAACATGGCCATATTTACTATAATGGTCTCTTACTTTGCATGACAAAATGTCGCACTGGATGTGCTTAAAATGGATGGAAGGTCGGGTCATTCATAATGAGCAACAGTAGTGAGTTGATTGGTTCTATCTTCTGTgtggggtattccatcccacaggttttactttaaatcacccagcttgattactaagggctgttgttcctgagcCTCGTTGAGACCATGCCCGGCCCGCGACACAAAACCACTTCCAAGGGTCTATTGTAATTCACTCCACGCTTGTCTTCTTAGTGGTCATGTATCCGTCCACTGCCCACGTCCGCCATAGAAATCCCCAAAAACACAACTCTTCCTGATGGACAGCCAATAACAATGGTGCTTTTTACAGTAGCTACTGCCCCACGGCGACATTCGGGAGGTAGCCAAAGCAAGTCCCTTCCTGCCGTAGTAACCCAAGTGCCGTTACAGGTAAATATTGGGGCCTCCAAAAACTTCAACGATGTATGAGTGTCTGCAGGAGATTCTGAGTCGCTGGTCAAAGCAAATATACCACAACTTGTGACAATGCCACGCTCATCAGACGTAAAAGACAAAACGTCCGCAAAGGCGCCCGACGAGATGACGTCCTCACATATTCCGGTCTCTGCATCCCAGATCCTTATCGTCTTGTCCCAAGAGACCGACGCCACCTTTTTCGAGTCATGCGAGAACACCACCGAGTTGACCTCCCTGCTATGGCCCTCTAGCACTCGCTCGCACGTGCCCGTCTCTGCGTTCCAGATCCATATCGTCTTGTCATACGAGGCCGATGCCACCTTTTTCGAGTCATGCGAGAACACCACTGACGTAGCCTCGCCGTTATAGTTTTCTAGAGTCAACAAGCATGCGTCCCAATTTTCTTCAACCTTCGGCAAGTTGCTTATCCATCTTGGAAAAGCATGTTCGAATGTCCGTCTCACAATACTCTTGCTTGGTGCAAAAATCAGACAAGAATAAATCTGCAGCGGCGCTTCAGCTATCACGGGAAAATAAGCCTGAAGAAATCGTACGGCATCGGCCACAAAAGTCGACAGGCTTGAATCTTCTTGGTTCTAACACCTGTCAGCGGGGTTGAAGCTCTAAGATATAAAGAGCATACCTCCAGCCATCTTGCCAGTGACCTGAGTGAGTCGAGACATTCCTTGATTCGGCCCAGTAAACTCATCGCTTCCACCCAATGTATGAAGTATGTCTTCAGGAAATCGTGAGCTTCGTTACTATTTTTTGACTTAGGATTGCCCTCCATTTGGTGATAAGCCCAGTACATGCAAGCATATTGGAGTTGTGGGGGTATGTATTCCTCCAGCTCTGAATCGTCTATCGTAGATCGGCGCGTCCCTGGGAAAGATAGGCCGCATATATTCTCATGCAAACCGTCCCGCATGACACGCAAACAGTGTTTCGCTAAGGTTTGGTGAGTATGTCTTTCGTCGACCCGGAACTCGCTTTCGTTTGCGAGGAGATAGTCTCGAAATGACAAATGCAGTAGCCGCACAGGCGCTTTCCGTCTCGGTGGTATACTGAGAACCGAATGGAGTGTGTCAAGTCTGTTATCCACCACCTCGGGATCGACCTCAAGCAGCTGTGACAAGGCCCAAACTGAAAGAGGATTGGCAAGGATGACTATACTGCCAATTATCATCTTGAAGTCTTTGATGATCTGCTTTTTATCCTCTTCCGAAAAATCAGTGATCAACGAGCGTAGAACTGGCCCATAAGTTCGGTCCAATTGAGATATGTGGCCTTTACTCTCGTAGTCCAGAACCTTACGCAGCTGTATCGGAGGGCTATCGCGTTTCCGATCGCCAACAAAACGACAAACGGTCGCTgcaaagatgaagagcgGTATAGCCATCTGCGCGAGACGCTCTACCGCTGGGCGACCTGGCCAATCCGACGGCAGCTTCCTTTCATCGCCCACAGTCATGTTGAAATCATGCCggatcttcttgaactcgtcGTTCAAAAAGACAACTATATCGTGCTCGACAATTTGCGCTGGGATTTCGTGTAGAACTAAGTCTTGGTAGAAGCCTCGAACCTCGCTGAACCCCAGTCGAATCGGAAGCTCTGGCCTGCTCGTCAAGAATACCCTGAGATGAGGGCGGAGAGTTTTGGCTTGTGAGAAAATGTTGATCAGCAACCTGATGTCAGCCTCTTGATCACACTCGTCTAGCGCGTCGATCACCATCACGACTGACGACGGGGTTGtcgctgttgctgctgccTCAGATAGCGGTCCCTGGATGAGCTTTTCAAACTGCTCTTTCACAGACTTCCTCGCAATGGCTGGATTGGCATCGAGAGCTTTTTTGATGAAGAATGCAACTCCTGGTATGCTCAAGGCCAGTTGGTGGGCCAGAGTCGACATGAATTTGCTCAGGTTGCCTCTATccatctctcctctcttgaagaagaagctggcaCTAAGATCACCTCGCTTAGATCGCAAATATGCAACAGTCCGTGCGATGGTCGACTTTCCAGTTCCTGCCATACCGTTAAGCCAGAATATCGTCTTCGAGTCGGGGTCATCAATCCAGCGGCATATATCCTTGAGTAGCTCTACTCGGGTGCCAGGTAGGCAAGTAGGGTTGTGTTCTTCAGCATGAGAGTCCCGGGAAGCCCCATCTGCGACATGTAACTGATTAAGGGCCGTTCGGTAATCGACGTTCTGGATGGGGATGCTATGTTACAGTTTTCAGTAACAGTGTTTGCATGTTCACGCGCGCCTTACCTCAGGCTGTTGACTTCCTGTTTAACTAGTTGTTTCTCTCGTAAGCGGCTGcataatattttaattaatcCATATAAGGATTACTAACGTGATTGAACGGCCTAGACGACTCTTTGTGTCGCTTCGAGCTGCCTAGCTGGAACGAAGTCAAGCAGTTCTACCGCGAATGCTGCCGCTGTAGCAGCCGCATATCGCTGCCATCGATCATTCTTATGCGAGTCCGCGTAATCACAAATGCCACGTATCACCAGACATGGAAACCGATCCATCAGGCCCGCAGCTTCCATCTCCACACAGAGACACTGATGGCCAGTGTCTTCCAAAAGACTGTTCCGAGTGGCTGCATCCTTAATGAGTGTGTTTCCAGAGGCAATGACGCCATAGTGAATCGCTGGATCGGTCGACTCTCGCCGATCACGCTTCACCTCCCAGGCTAAGTCGCACTTATCGCAGTTGCTGCCACCGACATGGTCGTGTTGCGATTCAAACAGTCGATCGTTTTCGGCTCCCTGATAAGTGAACGCTTTCTTCGGACGCTTCATATAAGGGTTGGCTTCCAACATTTTCTGAAGCAGCTCCGGTACTTTGGATGGAGCCTGTTCATGTTGCGCCTGTAGACGTCCTAATGCACTAAGAAGCACCAAAGGAGGTTTATCGAGAGATCCTTTCCGCTCCCAAGCACCGTTCGCTTTCGTCTTCCCAAAGTCATACTGCACTACTCCTCCGGTCGTACCGTCGGGCTGGCTGACGACGACATCACCTAATCGGATGTCGTGGTCTAGATCAGGTCGAGCGATTCCTCCCCCAATGCCCACTAACAGACCGATCCGAATATGAGGTAACGAATGAATCAAGTTTGATGCGGTAGTTGCGGCAGATGTGATACCGTAGACACCTGCGGGAAGTGAGGCGATTACAACATTGTGTTCGCCTATTCGGCCCCACGTGTACGAGTTCGTGTCAGATGGGCGTGGCTCAAAACCTTCAGGCGCGACATGATGCTCGTGGAGTAACGCGGTCGCTGCTGCTAGCTCGACGGGGAGGGCAGTAATCCATCCGATAGTGTAAAGGTCGGGGCTTTCAAGTTGCGTCTTCATCCTTGAAGAAAGGCCCAGATCCACAGGAACTAGGGGTCTAGCTGTAGATCAGGACTTCGGCCCGGTGTCCTAGGGCTGAAATGGCAGCACAGGATGCGGGGTTGCGGAATCGATACGCGTCCTTTAAGACTGGAAGCGGAACAACAGCCGGTCCGATGACAAGGATCATTTTTGCCTCAGGAACTACCTGCCATTCAACAACCCGGCCCCAGAGACTGCTTACTGTACCTACCCACGTCAGCGGGGAGGTTAAAACCGCGGACCATCCCTGGCGCGACGCGGCCTCTCTTATCGATTGGGAATTGGCTGAAGAGCACTCTGTAGATGGAGCCATCTTTTTCGCACGGGGAAGAAGCTCAGGATTGACATCTCGTTCATCTGCAAGGAGGAGCCTCACGGCTATAGTGTAGTGCAACAACAGGGTAGTCGCGCTCGGCAGCTCGCGCAGAGGGACCGGCTATTGGAAACACAAGAGGCTGCTGGCCAGCCCCGTGCCTGGAAAGACGTGTATGATCTCATGCGATGCAACGGAAACTTATACCAGGGCTCGTACTGCTACGTTGATGAGCAAAGAAAGCATATCGGATTAAACACGAGCATTTTGACCAAGATGGTTGAGTATGCTGAACAAGGTAATGATCTAAGGACGCACAGGGACGTGCCACCCTACATCCTCGACATGATCTACGAGAAGGAAAAACTAGACTGAGCGGAGAGAGAAACGGAAAGCGCCCAGCTTGGAGAGTGATCGCCCAATCAAGATCGTGAATATCTTACCCTCACCCTATGCCCATTCCACTGCGGAAGGGTGTACCTCACCATTATCTAATTTTGGGACTGTTTCACCATCGGTAGTAGACCTGACAGATCTGGTGATCCCGAAACCGATTGACAGGGCCGTAGATGATTATACCGAATGGCTCTGCGACCAGGTCGAAGATGAGCACTGGAAAGCAGGCTTTCGCAGCGCGGGTAGCATCACGAAGGCCGACTGTCTCGACTTGAGGCACGTCTATCAGGACCGGGACATTGGATATTATGTCAACCAAGGCGTCAAGGCTGGCATCGCCAGGTCGTTCGTCCAGGATATCAAGATGTGGGCTGACAGTCTGTGATCCTATGGTACAGATCAGATGAAATATCAGCCGCTCGTCTCGTTTTGTTTATTACAGAAGTCTGTCTTTTGATCTATCTATTCATCTACCTGTTGATCTATTGCTCAACCTATGGCACCTGCTCCATATACTCATCAATAGTGAGCCCAGCGTGACGGAAGTGACCTCTGGTTCTCGTTTCACGTTTCCCCACCGCGTCTACACATGCCCGCAAGAACGCTTGGAAGTCCTTCTTGAACAGTTCAGACAGCTCTGGTCCAggcttcttgatgaagttcttcAGCTCCGCAAAATATTCCTTGATAGGGTTGAAGTCCAGCGAGTACGGAGGCAAGTAGAGGAGCTCCACCCTAGCCGCAGCACACATCGGCTCCAGCTCATCGTTATGGTAGAAAGATGCATTGTCCATGATGAGCACAGACTTCGGTTATGGCCATCGTCCGCAGCTTTGTAGCAGCTGCTCGATAAAGTCCTTGAACAGAACGGCATTAGTAGACCCATGATAGACGCGGGCTAGCTCGATACCATCCTGCGTGTAGGCAGCGAGGATTAGATACCTCTGTTCGCGGTTGAACCTGCCAACCTGGATGGGTGTCACTCCACTTGGAGCCCATCCCTTCTTGCGGTAACCGATGCTTCTGTCGGCGCCCAACTCTCAACAGCTTATAGAGGTATAGATCTCGGAGCTCTGGGTTCCGTTGCTGCGCGACACGATGGCAGTTCTTTCGCGTCCATTGGGCATCCTTCAACAGGCGACTGATGGTGGAAAGAGACACTTCATCCTCGAGCTCATCGCGGAGGAAGGTCACCATCTCGCTCCGATCGGTGGTAGGATGCTCGGTGAGCCTGTCGAGCAAGGCATCTCGTTTGTAAGGGGTCACCTTCTTGTAAGGTCCGACGCGGTTCGGGGGCGCCTTTGTCGATGCGAAAAGCCGATACCTGGCTTTAGCTTTACGGACGGTTCGAGGGTCGCAGGGAATGGCCTGGGCTATTTGTTTAGTTGGCTCACCGCGTTGGATCATggccttcatcat
This window of the Fusarium oxysporum f. sp. lycopersici 4287 chromosome 14, whole genome shotgun sequence genome carries:
- a CDS encoding hypothetical protein (At least one base has a quality score < 10), giving the protein MAAQDAGLRNRYASFKTGSGTTAGPMTRIIFASGTTCHSTTRPQRLLTVPTHVSGELRIDISFICKEEPHGYSVVQQQGSRARQLAQRDRLLETQEAAGQPRAWKDVYDLMRCNGNLYQGSYCYVDEQRKHIGLNTSILTKMVEYAEQVDLTDLVIPKPIDRAVDDYTEWLCDQVEDEHWKAGFRSAGSITKADCLDLRHVYQDRDIGYYVNQGVKAGIARSFVQDIKMWADSL